In Candidatus Sulfurimonas marisnigri, a single genomic region encodes these proteins:
- the ald gene encoding alanine dehydrogenase — MIIGIPKEIKTDEYRVSVTPAGVAELTIDGHAVYVQSSAGDGSGFSDFDYKTAGAILLKNVEELFSKVEMIVKVKEPIEQEYKLFKQNQTLFTYLHLAADKQLTDFLLEKGIRAFSYETLKIGNRLPLLEPMSEVAGKMASLMGAVHLGRYHGGSGLLAGGVVGTHRTKVMVLGGGVAGKAAAEVAAGLGADVIILDINTERLHYLNDVMPANVATLYSCSEAIDSLLPHVDIIVGTILIPGAKAPKLITREMLSKMKKGSVLVDVSIDQGGCFESSHATTHTKPTFMEEGIVHYCVANMPGAYPRTSTYALTNATIVYVKHLAHYGSENICKQMPVMVTALNTYDGVLYNKAVGLAHGIQSREFN; from the coding sequence ATGATTATTGGTATACCAAAAGAGATTAAAACTGATGAATATCGTGTTTCAGTTACACCGGCTGGAGTAGCAGAACTTACAATAGATGGGCATGCGGTTTATGTACAGAGCAGTGCGGGCGATGGAAGCGGTTTTAGCGACTTTGATTATAAAACCGCAGGAGCTATACTTTTAAAAAATGTGGAAGAACTATTTAGTAAAGTAGAGATGATTGTTAAGGTTAAAGAGCCAATTGAGCAAGAGTATAAACTTTTTAAGCAAAACCAGACACTATTTACTTACCTTCATCTTGCAGCAGACAAACAGCTAACAGATTTTTTACTTGAAAAAGGGATAAGAGCTTTTTCTTATGAGACTTTAAAAATTGGGAACAGGTTGCCACTTTTAGAACCTATGAGTGAAGTGGCAGGGAAAATGGCTTCTTTGATGGGTGCAGTTCATTTGGGACGTTATCATGGAGGTAGTGGTCTTCTCGCCGGTGGAGTAGTTGGAACACATAGGACTAAGGTAATGGTGCTTGGTGGTGGCGTTGCCGGCAAAGCTGCGGCAGAAGTCGCAGCAGGTTTAGGAGCTGATGTTATAATACTCGATATAAATACTGAACGTCTACACTATCTAAATGATGTAATGCCGGCAAATGTAGCAACTCTTTATAGCTGCAGTGAAGCAATAGACTCTTTACTCCCACATGTAGACATAATAGTGGGAACCATACTTATTCCAGGTGCAAAAGCTCCAAAACTTATAACACGTGAAATGTTAAGTAAGATGAAAAAAGGGAGCGTACTAGTTGATGTCTCGATTGATCAAGGTGGATGTTTTGAGAGTTCACATGCAACTACGCATACAAAACCTACTTTTATGGAAGAAGGGATAGTACACTATTGTGTTGCCAATATGCCGGGGGCTTATCCGAGAACTTCAACTTACGCTTTAACAAATGCAACAATAGTTTATGTCAAACATTTAGCTCACTATGGGTCTGAAAATATTTGTAAACAAATGCCTGTTATGGTTACTGCTCTAAATACTTATGACGGAGTGCTTTACAACAAGGCGGTCGGATTAGCTCATGGCATACAAAGTAGAGAATTTAACTAA